In the genome of Zonotrichia leucophrys gambelii isolate GWCS_2022_RI unplaced genomic scaffold, RI_Zleu_2.0 Scaffold_49_388800, whole genome shotgun sequence, one region contains:
- the LOC135460488 gene encoding zinc finger protein 628-like isoform X2, giving the protein MAGAAPPAGAPEHPFTCRECGKSFRWSSRLAHHLRSHTGERPYKCPECPKAFKGSSALLYHLRGHTGERPYTCATCGKSFKRSSLLQTHLRVHTGLRAFRCAQCGLTFKWASHYQYHLRQHSGERPYRCPACPKAFKNSSSLRRHRHTHTGERPHTCDTCGKGFAQAANLRQHLRVHTGERPYTCGTCGKSFTHSSNLHLHRRTHGPAPQCPTCATPLASRTCPQRHPQGPAPPGAAASPEPLWRPLGLACAEQEVPATPPATPPAPSHRCLTCGKSFKNGAGLARHLPGHERPRAPPAPGEAEAPAPPERPYRCGECGKAFKGSSGLRYHLRDHTGERPYTCATCGKSFKRSSLLQTHLRVHTGLRAFRCAQCGLTFKWASHYQYHLRQHSGERPYRCPACPKAFKNSSSLRRHRHTHTGERPHTCDTCGKGFAQAANLRQHLRVHTGERPYTCGTCGKSFTHSSNLHLHRRTHSAARPFRCPACPKAFVMAAYLQRHLRTHGPAPRRAPAGDAAPGAAAPAPPPIAGAYLVLPGPGGSSPHKVLLVAATPSHARPHLAQVGRGQRTWHSVLLVPGAGREGAAAGVTGVTGVTGVTGVGVTGVGVTGVTDVGVTGVAGVTGMGVTGVAGVTGVGVAGLTGVTDAGVTGVTGVGVEGLTGVTSAGVTGVGVTGVTSAGVTGVGVTGVTGVTGVTGVTGVTGVGVTGVTGVTGVTGVGVTGVAGMTGVTGVTSPGVTAMTGVGVTGVPGVTGVDVTGVTGLTGVAGVGVAGVRGVGVTGVTGVTNVGVTGVQLQVLPVAPEVTNVQVQHGEVSGVAGVTGVTGVGVTGVTGVTGATGVTGATGVTGLQLQVLPFPSEVTNVQLQVLPPPPEVTNVQLQVLPPPPPGGSGVQLQAGEVTNVQLQVLPPPPEVTNLQLQVLPAPPQVPGVQLQVLPPPPGGANVQLQTGEVANVQLQVLPPPPPEVTSVQLCTGEVTNVQLQALPLTSGVTNVQLQVLPPPAGGTGVQLQVLPAPPEVTNVQLQATEMTSVHLDTMEVTDGHLDSSDLPAVHLEAMEEVPGAHLDMSEVPSVHLETTEVTDVHLEPTDVPNVHLEASDMTDVHLETSEVTDVHLDMSEVPSVHLESSELPSVHLETTEVTNVHLEPTEVTNVHLDVSEVPSVHLEPTELTSVHLEASDMTDVHLESSEVPSVHLEPTEVTDVHLDTSEVPNAHLETTEVTNVHLEPTEVTSVHLENSEVPSVHLEPTEVTDVHLDVSEVTNVHLEPTEVTNVHLETTEVTDVHLDVSEVPSVHLETNEMTDVHLDMSEVTDAHLDMSEVPSAHLETNDMTDVHLEPTEVPSAHLDTSELPSVHLESSEVHLEPP; this is encoded by the exons ATGGCGGGCGCGGCGCCCCCCGCAGGTGCCCCCGAGCACCCCTTCACCTGCCGGGAGTGCGGCAAATCCTTCCGCTGGTCCTCGCGCCTGGCGCATCACCTGCGCAGCCACACAGGTGAGCGCCCCTACAAGTGCCCCGAGTGCCCCAAGGCCTTCAAGGGCTCCTCCGCCCTCCTCTACCACCTGCGGGGCCACACAGGTGAGCGCCCCTACACCTGCGCCACCTGCGGGAAGAGCTTCAAGCGCTCCTCGCTGCTGCAGACGCACCTGCGCGTGCACACGGGGCTGCGCGCCTTCAGGTGCGCCCAGTGCGGCCTCACCTTCAAGTGGGCGTCGCACTACCAGTACCACCTGCGGCAGCACTCAGGTGAGCGGCCCTACCGCTGCCCCGCCTGCCCCAAGGCCTTCAAGAACTCCTCCAGCCTGCGGCGGCACCGCCACACCCACACAGGTGAGCGCCCGCACACCTGCGACACCTGCGGCAAGGGCTTCGCGCAGGCCGCCAACCTGCGGCAGCACCTGCGGGTGCACACGGGGGAGCGGCCGTACACCTGCGGCACCTGTGGCAAGAGCTTCACGCACTCGTCCAACCTGCACCTGCACCGGCGCACGCACGGCCCCGCCCCGCAGTGCCCCACCTGCGCCACGCCCTTGGCCTCGCGCACCTGCCCGCAGCGGCACCCGCagggccccgccccgcccggcgccgccgcctcACCTGAGCCGCTCTGGAGGCCGCTGGGGCTCGCCTGTGCCGAGCAGGAGGTGCCGGCCACGCCCCCGGCCACGCCCCCGGCCCCGTCCCACCGCTGCCTCACCTGCGGCAAGAGCTTCAAGAACGGGGCGGGGCTGGCGCGGCACCTGCCCGGGCACGAGCGGCCCCGAGCCCCGCCCGCGCCAGGTGAGGCCGaggcgccggccccgcccgaGCGGCCCTACAGGTGCGGCGAGTGCGGCAAGGCCTTCAAGGGCTCCTCGGGGCTGCGCTACCACCTGCGCGACCACACAGGTGAGCGCCCCTACACCTGCGCCACCTGCGGCAAGAGCTTCAAGCGCTCCTCGCTGCTGCAGACGCACCTGCGCGTGCACACGGGGCTGCGCGCCTTCAGGTGCGCCCAGTGCGGCCTCACCTTCAAGTGGGCGTCGCACTACCAGTACCACCTGCGGCAGCACTCAGGTGAGCGGCCCTACCGCTGCCCCGCCTGCCCCAAGGCCTTCAAGAACTCCTCCAGCCTGCGGCGGCACCGCCACACCCACACAGGTGAGCGCCCGCACACCTGCGACACCTGCGGCAAGGGCTTCGCGCAGGCCGCCAACCTGCGGCAGCACCTGCGGGTGCACACGGGGGAGCGGCCGTACACCTGCGGCACCTGCGGCAAGAGCTTCACGCACTCGTCCAACCTGCACCTGCACCGGCGCACGCACTCGGCGGCGcggcccttccgctgccccgCCTGCCCCAAGGCCTTCGTCATGGCCGCCTACCTGCAGAGACACCTGCGCACGcacggccccgccccgcgccgcgcgCCCGCCGGTGACGCCGCACCTGGCGCTGCCGCACCTGCGCCACCGCCCATCGCTGGCGCTTACCTGGTGCTGCCCGGCCCCGGTGGCTCCTCCCCCCAtaaggtgctgctggtggcggCCACGCCCAGCCACGCCCGGCCACACCTGGCGcaggtgggcagggggcagcGCACCTGGCACAGCGTCCTGCTCGTACCTGGGGCGGGCAGGGAGGGGGCGGCAGCGGGggtgacaggtgtgacaggggtgacaggtgtgacaggtgtggGTGTGACAGGTGTgggtgtgacaggtgtgacagaTGTAGGAGTGACAGGTGTGGCAGGTGTGACAGGGATGGGTGTGACAGGTGTggcaggtgtgacaggtgtggGTGTGGCAGGGCTGACAGGGGTGACAGATGCAGGagtgacaggtgtgacaggtgtggGTGTGGAAGGGCTGACAGGTGTGACAAgtgcaggtgtgacaggtgtgggtgtgacaggtgtgacaagtgcaggtgtgacaggtgtggGTGTGACAGGTGTCACAGGGGttacaggtgtgacaggtgtgacaggtgtgacaggtgtggGTGTGACAGGGGttacaggtgtgacaggtgtgacaggtgttGGTGTCACAGGTGTGGCAGGCatgacaggtgtgacaggtgttACAAGTCCCGGTGTGACAGCTATGACAGGTGTTGGtgtcacaggggtcccaggtgTCACAGGTGTAGATGTGACAGGTGTCACAGGGCTTACAGGTGTGGCAGGTGTAGGTGTGGCAGGTGTGAGAGGTGTTGGTGtcacaggtgtgacaggtgtgacaaATGTAGGTGTCACAGGtgtccagctccaggtgctgccgGTGGCGCCAGAGGTCACCAATGTCCAGGTGCAGCATGGGGAGGTGTCAGGTGTggcaggtgtgacaggtgtgacaggtgtaGGTGTGACCggtgtgacaggtgtgacaggtgccacaggtgtgacaggtgccacaggtgtgacagggctgcagctccaggtgctcccaTTCCCCTCGGAGGTCACCAATGTCCAGCTCCAGGTGTTGCCACCCCCACCTGAGGTCACCAATGTCCAGCTCCAGGTGTtgccaccaccacccccagGTGGCTCAGgtgtgcagctccaggcaggtgAGGTCACCAACGTCCAGCTCCAGGTGTTGCCACCCCCACCTGAGGTCACCAAcctccagctccaggtgctgccgGCACCACCTCAGGTCCCAGGTGTGCAGCTCCAGGTGTTGCCACCACCCCCAGGTGGCGCCAATGTCCAGCTCCAGACAGGCGAGGTGGCCAACGTCCAGCTCCAGGTGTTGCCACCACCCCCACCTGAGGTCACCAGcgtccagctctgcacaggtgAGGTGACCAATGTccagctccaggccctgccgCTGACCTCAGGTGTCACCAACGTGCAGCTCCAGGTGTTGCCACCGCCCgcaggtggcacaggtgttCAGCTCCAGGTGTTGCCAGCGCCACCTGAGGTGACCAATGTCCAGCTCCAGGCCACCGAGATGACCAGTGTCCACCTGGACACCATGGAAGTGACTGATGGGCACCTGGACAGTTCAGACCTGCCCGCTGTCCACCTGGAGGCCATGGAGGAGGTACCTGGTGCCCACCTGGACATGTCAGAGGTGCCCAGTGTCCACCTGGAGACCACAGAG GTGACCGATGTCCACCTGGAACCCACAGATGTGCCCAATGTCCACCTGGAGGCCAGTGACATGACCGATGTCCACTTGGAGACATCAGAGGTGACCGATGTCCACCTGGACATGTCAGAGGTGCCCAGTGTCCACCTGGAGAGCTCAGAACTGCCCAGTGTCCACCTGGAGACCACAGAGGTGACCAATGTCCACCTGGAACCTACGGAGGTGACCAATGTCCACCTGGACGTGTCAGAGGTGCCCAGTGTCCACCTGGAACCCACGGAGTTGACCAGTGTCCACCTGGAGGCCAGTGACATGACTGATGTGCACCTGGAGAGCTCAGAGGTGCCCAGTGTCCACCTGGAACCTACGGAGGTGACCGATGTCCACCTGGACACCTCAGAGGTGCCCAATGCACACCTGGAGACCACAGAGGTGACCAATGTCCACCTGGAACCTACAGAGGTGACCAGTGTCCACCTGGAGAACTCAGAGGTGCCCAGTGTCCACCTGGAACCTACAGAGGTGACCGATGTCCACCTGGATGTGTCAGAGGTGACCAATGTCCACCTAGAACCTACTGAGGTGACCAATGTCCACCTGGAGACCACAGAGGTGACCGATGTCCACCTGGATGTGTCAGAGGTGCCCAGTGTCCACCTGGAGACCAATGAGATGACCGATGTCCACCTGGACATGTCAGAGGTGACCGATGCCCACCTGGACATGTCAGAGGTGCCCAGTGCTCACCTGGAGACCAATGACATGACCGATGTCCACCTGGAACCCACGGAGGTGCCCAGTGCACACCTGGACACCTCAGAACTGCCCAGTGTCCACCTGGAGAGCTCAGAGGTGCACCTGGAACCCCCCTAG